The sequence TCCAAATACATAATTGAATAatatgtgattttaaaatacactCAACTCCATTAAAATACAATCTTTAATAATACCTCCTATCTTAaatgttattggttttattaacttttattttcttgttattCCCTTCATTTCAATTTAAACGAGACTGTATAGTTTTAGCCATCCGAAAGGCTTATAACTGACCTCGGGTTAACGatggattttctttttgttgaaaagaaaataatattattgatagtTGCAAGATGTCAAATTAAACATTTATGATCGATTGCCAAACTTTTAAGATGGATTGCTCAAAGTTCAAATGTTCAACGAACATAATACAATAGAGCtttttttctgttaattttCCTTAGTGAGCAACTTTTTTTAGTCCTGCATCATTGATGgaattaattaagatttaaatattacaatagCTATTTTTCAGTGAAATGGCTCATATATAagatatacttttcaaaaatgatATTGGGAacttttttatatcaataatataatataatattgacATGAACCAAGAGACATGAGCTCcatatttgtattatttaataaatattgagACAAATTCTGCATACGCCGTAACAGAGCTCCTTattgtaatatttctatatatatggtACGTACGTGTTTTATATGTGTGTGCAGCTGCAGCATGGTTACACATTAGTAAGGCTTCTGGTTCGGATAGTTCCCTGGAGGATCATAGTTGCAACTTATGATGGTTCCACCATTATTACACCTCACTTTTGCACATCCGACTCTCACTGAATTTCTCCAAACAACCTGAGTGTAGTGACCGCAAACTCCATTGCACGTGTTTGAATCGTAGTTGTAGTTAGCCTTCTCATTAACCCACAAGTTCACGGCAGCGACGCCAGAGAAGTCACCGCTACTCTTGGCCAAGTTCTCCCCGTAACGCCCATTGGAGTGTACGAGTTTGCAGTCGCCTTTTAGTTGCTCTGCGTATCTCCGAGCGTAGGCTGCAATCTCCTCGTCCCACTGCATGGGGCCTACGCCTACCTGGGATCGTGCCTGGTTGTGAGCGTTTACATAATCTTGGTTGCCGTCTTGAGCTTTGGAGAGAACAACAAGAGCACCTACAAGGACTGCCAAGATTATTAGAATGCGAGAATAGCCAATGACTTTCATTTTTGTTAGTTGATAATTTGATTATTCCaagctttgtttgtgtgttgtgaTTGGTAAACATGGTTTATATAGAGATACGAAAACTACCTCGCGTTTTGTGTGGCCATAAATATAACAAAGTTTCGGTAAATATatggttataaaaattaaattttagcgAATATTTGTCAACTTTGTGCATAtgaatattttcataatatttccTGTAATTGTATTTTATTGGTAACTACGACATTGTTACTAAAATATTCATgcaatgtttttatataaaaatgaaatgacTTTTTCTTAACgtcattcatttttttctttgatagttttgtatatttccaaaatcttatatttcttattatatatttaaaaaaaacgatttCTATTCACAAAAAAGgcctacccaaaaaaaatatatattattattatgaatattttatagtttaatcaGATTATTTTCTAATCATAATAAAACTACTATATAGTATACgctttgtaaataatttaataacaaatGTTAATATATCTTGATTAATCATTTGGGCTCAAGATTTAATTATGGATCGATCAGTGTAGGGTTAAATTAAAACCTTCTATTAGtaatctaaaattaaaagatgatGTGCCTCAGTGGTCCATGGACAAAGGCCGCTTCATGTAGCTAACACCATGTTGCTAACACCATGTTGCTAAACCACGTCGTTTAATGTTTGACTTTTCAGGTTTCGATTTGTATTTGGATACATGGTTTGACCGGTTAACTTTGGCTAACCTGATGCTGATTCAATGTTGGTTACAAACTTTTTATCTGATTAAtaaagttttctcttttgtcagaatctccaatggtcctctattttttcctctataataaaGATCCTCTATAATAGAAGTGAATTTTGCTCCAATTCACCTCTATTTTCACctttaaaatagagattgttatTTTTCCCTCTATTTATaaaggaactctatttttttctacaaagggttcctctataaatagtggaactctattttagaggtgagaatagaggtggattggagtaaaactcacctctattataatgatctctattatagaggaaaaaaataggaaaaaccatCGGAGATGGTCTTAGATTTACGATTTGATATTCTTCTCTTTACTTCTCAGATTTGGTTTCTCCAATGTATCGGAGTTTAATAAAGTTTATTCAGAAAATTATTTTCAGCTTTTGGCAGATAAAGATGCAAGCtttttggaagcaacaaagcTTGTGGAAAGCCCAATTACGTAGAGGACAAGAAGTACATACGATGTTGTTTAAATGGCATGTTTGGAAGATGAGGCACACTTAACGTTCATGTCTTGTTTCGTATGTGATAATATGATATCATAGTTGAAGTTTTAGGTGAAAAATACTTCTACTAGTCTCTAGGTGAAGTTGCAGAGTTTGTACCCGACAAAATCTCTAAGAAACAAGTTGATTCTTAAACATTGTCTATCTTGACTGCAAATGCAGCAAGGTATGCACAAAGATCACTTAGATCAGTTGAATATGAAGGTGTCATATAGGTATTCTGTAAACTTTCATAGTTATAGTACATCAGatacatatacaaatatttgtaCAGAGGATATGACTAAGTTATGGCATTGAGGGTTAGTTATACTGATGAAGGCTACAAGTTTTGCCTTATGAAGATATTCTCTGTGGTCATAATAAGGTAAGAAGTCTTGTTGAGAAAAAAGAATGTATGGTTGATTACCCATTCGCTATTACAGATTATttcattgttgacaaaaaaatattttgtttcagtttctttgtatttttcttcttcattcctcagaaaatattttatatataacaaagaggaaacaaatatatatatatatatatatatatatatatataatttttattgtatttaagTGGTCACTAGTAGAATCTTAGGTATTAATTTAAAGGGGAATTGAGCTGTATGACAAAAAANaaaaaaaaaaaaaaaaaaaaaaactatattacagGTTGGTTTCTTTATTTCCCACACTTTGTGGTgctatatacatttttttgttattaagcTAAATCACCCTAATTTGTAAgaaagtcttcttttttttggtagagaggAACACTACCTATAACATATGTAGTAGATACAagaaaattcaacaaaacaatcaatgaattttagtaagaaaataataaaaagatacTACAGTTTCAATTTGaatatcatatattcatattagtGGATGTAGTTATGGATGATTATATAGATTATGTCcacacaatgttttttttttcttttttggtaaattgCTTGTCTATCGAAAAgataggagaaaaaaaaaatatttttgacaattcaataaaaaattacttattattatttattataatagaaAATGTTCTTTTATTCTCCAagttactattattaatttaagtgaaattataaaaatacatatattttacgTCAATCATTCTATATGTGATAATGTGAATTATAACAACACCGCTTACTGTGAACCCACAAGATAGTAACACGAaccaaatcatatttttaagaTCATTTAGATTTGAAATTACATCATTCTTTTAATTACATCATTCTTTTaagatttgaaattatttagatttgaaATTACATCATTTAGATTTGAAATTACATCATCTTTTAAGAatttcttccaaaaaaaaacaaaaccagtaTCTTGACTTGTTAACTAAAAACAAAGACTTTGAGAGAGCACAGCGGCATAGAATAATCAAagtttatttttggaataaggATCTTAGTTAGACAAATATGACAATTCGTAAAACATAAGATTAAATGGTAACTAGTAATTCTATAATTCTAATAGTTAGCATTTGGAATTAGTTCTATAATTCTATTATGCTCCTAGTTCTAACCTTTCCGGGGAAAAAGAATGTTTCGAGAAGAATAGGTTAAAAACTGAGTCCGACATCCAAATATTAGTTTGCTTTTTCgaactcattttttttcatttcaaggTAATTGGTTCGTTGGTTAGTtcacaacaaatatatatacatcaaaatGACGTAATTGGTATTTTTATGTTCATAACTAGTTTCTTGCAGCGACTATGATCTCGTCAAACTGGAACAGTTCCGCAAGCTCCCAAGCCTGCTTCTTGGTAAATATATATGGCTGCTCTATGCCATTTTTTTAAACCATACCATTTCGTTTTCTTTGAGGGGTCAAATCTTATCTATATAATACACAATTTATGGAAGgaaagagaataaaaacaaataaaatgaattgTGGCCAACTTACATGTTGCttccaaaattaaaacccaCGTAAAATATCCATTTTCCACATCAAAATGTTATTCGGTTTATTGACTTGTCTTTCATATTAACTAATTGCATTTTGATGTGGTTTATtcgtttcaaaaataaaagacgcaattaaatataacaaaatgtgCTAACAAGTTTTTtctgttactatttttttaataataattttttttttagattattgaTCATGAATTTTGGGTATCGAATaatattacttatttttaaataaccataattttcttttaacatttttcatcATAACCTTTATTTTCAAGGAAAAAAACGTTAATCAGAGTTAGTTTTTACTGCAATAATTTGAATATCctgattataaattaaattattaattttcttgatttaacaaacttagctaaaaaaaaaagagatggcatagtgaagtgaccttagtgcagtggcaggaggtaagtccatttgtagaaggcactatcacacccgggatcgagtcccggctcctacgaatgtaggaatttggctaatgggccggccagttgtggcccaatggttgaaaaaaaaaaatcttgattaccAAGCGAACCCTATAAATCTCGATTATCAAGCGAACCCTATAAATTTCGATCTCGAATCTCGATTATCAAGCAAACCCGCAAaggtaaattatacaaatgatacacttaaatacaactaaaatgattgatgttttaattttataaccaattaatgactcatatatctattatatagcctaaaaaaaattatgtactgACTGGACtcatatatctattataaaaaGTTGTGTAGACTATGTGTAAGTGGTATTNaaaaaaaaaaaaaaaagagatggcatagttttatttttctttttttggaccAAGGATTGCATAGTTTGAGAATAAATATTGTCAGCAAGAAAACAGTTCATTAACTCTTTTCCTCTATGCGGGCGGAAGAGAAAAATGACTAGTTATGTTTATAATGTTCTGGTACTAGCTTTGGTATCCTCTCATTTCTCAGTctttacaaaatttgaaatattttttttagtactaACTAAATCATGTGCTTTTATGAAAATGGAAAAGAGAGTTTTCTTTGGTTAAAGTGGTATATTTGAAAAACTAGAAATGAGAAGTTGGtccaggtttttttttttttcagaagcACGGTCTAAGTAAACGTAAAAGCTGGAAAGGATTCTCAAATACCTTTTGCTGGATTTACAGTGTCAGAACAGAAATCACCATCATATAAACAATCTTTAGCGAGATAGTCTACAACACTATTACAAGAACgatattcaacaaaaaaatttcaaaaaagaaacttaTTATAGTTCATCATAATAGTTAAGAGCATAACTTATTATTATGAAAACTTTGGATAGTTCTGCtcttaattatttgtattatttaataaatattgataaCATCCTACATATGATGCTTcttattgaaatatatatagacacGTCTTTTATGTCCGTGTGTTATGTATATGCATGATCACGCATTAGTAAGGCTTCTGGTTCGCATAGTTCCCACGAGGACTATAGTTGCAACTGATGATGGTTCCACCATTATTACACCTCACTTTAGCACATCCGAGTTTCACTGAATTCCTCCAAACAACCTGAGTGTAATGACCGCAAACTCCGTTGCACGTGTTGGAAGCGTAGTTGTAGTTAGCCTTCTCGTTAACCCACATGTTCACGGCCGAGACGCCAGACAAGTCGCTGCTACCCCAGGACAAGTTCTCTCCGTAAGGCCCACGCGAGTGTACGAGTCTGCAGTTGCCTCTTAGTTGCTCTGCGTAGCTCCGAGCGTAAGCTGCAACCGTCTCGTCCCACTGCATGGGGCCTACGCCTACCGCTGCTCGTGCCTGGTTGTGAACCCTTAGATAGTCTTGTGGGCTGTCTTGAGCCTTGGTAGGAAGAACAAGAGCACCTACAAGGGCTACAAATACTATTAGGAATCGAGAATAGCTACTGAAATTCATTTTTCTTAGTTGAGGATGGCTATTTCCAAGCTTTGTTGTGTTATGATCTTGGGGTTCGCAAGCATGGTTTATATAGAGATTTGGAAACTATAACGCATTTTGCGGACACAAAAATAAACGACGTTTAAAACACAGATGGTCCATATGAACATTTTCCTAGCAATTGTCCGTATGAATAAAAACTGAACTAttctttgtcaattttcaacagtatgaatatttttggtaatatcCCTTGTAATCGTTTCTTATTAATAACTTTgtcatttttcatatattttcgtatcttttgttgttgtattgcGTAACACAAATGAAGTttcttaacaaaaagaaaagaaagagaaaaaaaaaacttgaatgaaGTTTATTAAGgaaaattcatttatatatgtttcatgTCATTCAGTTGTTCTTTTGTTATTCTTAAgtctttgcacaaaaaaaaattctaaagtcTTATATTTGGAAGTGATCAATATGTTATAGTTTATCAGAAATATTGGAATcctaatgaaaataatatacaaaaatcatATAGAACCTTATGCAAAGGTTTACGCAATTAAGATTATATTTAGAGtcaattatcaaaataaataaatgaaaagtcaTAAAGAATTGTCTTCTAGTGTTTCATGCATGTGAAATATTTCTATCCCACTTGCCTATAGCTGAAAAGTCGTGAAGAATATATGCCGCCACATCTATGACGTAACTAAAACAGTGACGACATAGccaaaaatcagaaataatatAGTTTTGGGATTTGGATATAACATCGTATACTGTATACACTTGAGCACCCATTGAAAATGGGCCATTATATACACCTTTTGTTTTTGGCCAAACACTTGATCACCCATTGACGATGACTAATTGGTTTAGTAGTTGATGGGTGCATGCACTCCTTACCAAAATATCACAATATGCAATGGTTCAAAATTTTCAATCGAGATATGAATGTGATTCTAACCTTATTTTATCTCCAGTCGTATAACTAATTCTGTACCACCCATTCCTAGGGATTTCTAAGCAATAACACTAATTTTAAGTAAAAAAcaggtaaaaatatatatgctgTCATATTCAATATGATATACTATCACAATATGaaagtatttttaaataaaataattaacatgttataccaaaaatataaaaattaactagATGGTTACCCTAGAACAATCATTTAACACTTAACTTGATATAATGTTAAATGAAGaattattaatttggatatatttttttttgtgtaaatgaGTACTATTTTCctgataaaattaattatatgtaatattatttctaaaagaaaagataattagTTAGCAAGTATAAACTGTAAGGAAGATAACCAGCAACATTCTTacgttttgaaaaagaaaacaaaaaaaaaaatattcctaCGTATTATTATTCTCGTTGCTTCTCTTCAAAGATATTCTTTGCATAGGAACACAATTTACTTCAAACACTTTTCTCATGcaatacaatatttatatatatattgatcaatGATTGTCATATTTGTCCAACGTACTCAACCTCAAACGTCTTAATAAATGACTCTAATAAATCGCTCAAAAGCATTTATACTTCTCATAGGATTCTTCATCTCAAGTTTGCTATTATGTGTCTCACAAGCTTCCTTTGTTTCTTCGGGAGATTTTAACAAAGACTTCTTCGTAACATGGTCTCCTTCCCACGTTAACACCTCTAATGATGGTCGATCAAGAACCCTTAAGCTCGATCAAGAATCTGGTATTTAACATTCTCATTCACTGTCTCGAtccttctcttttatttttttccggtAGCAAGaactttatgttttgttattagGAGCTTCCTTTGCTTCCACCCAGACGTTCTTGTTCGGGCAGATAGATATGAAGATCAAACTTATCCCAGGAAGTTCTCAAGGAACCGTGGTTGCTTATTATGTAAGAAACCTTCTCCACTTCTCTAACATCCTAACATGAAtga comes from Camelina sativa cultivar DH55 chromosome 19, Cs, whole genome shotgun sequence and encodes:
- the LOC104766672 gene encoding pathogenesis-related protein 1-like, with the protein product MKVIGYSRILIILAVLVGALVVLSKAQDGNQDYVNAHNQARSQVGVGPMQWDEEIAAYARRYAEQLKGDCKLVHSNGRYGENLAKSSGDFSGVAAVNLWVNEKANYNYDSNTCNGVCGHYTQVVWRNSVRVGCAKVRCNNGGTIISCNYDPPGNYPNQKPY
- the LOC104766674 gene encoding pathogenesis-related protein 1; its protein translation is MNFSSYSRFLIVFVALVGALVLPTKAQDSPQDYLRVHNQARAAVGVGPMQWDETVAAYARSYAEQLRGNCRLVHSRGPYGENLSWGSSDLSGVSAVNMWVNEKANYNYASNTCNGVCGHYTQVVWRNSVKLGCAKVRCNNGGTIISCNYSPRGNYANQKPY